The nucleotide window tatgcattatggtttgtatagtggtaataatatatattatatatagattacgatgaacctatcaaacgggaaaaaatagacgcggattcatcgtaacgcgcgagtcctagatcaacttagttattttattctatgttttacgtttcggtttaattttttCGCATTAACATGCCACAACTTCAGTATCAGTGGTTGCTGGCAGTAGTGTGACATTAGTgttcgcccccgccgcaacgcggggttgTTAATACTAGTTGGTCATTAAAAAGAACCTTAAACCACTAAATTTAATATTAGGTTTGGTAGGGATTATCAATTGTGGGATATGTCATGCTTGAAACATAAGCAAGCACATCTAAAAAGTCCCAAATCCAAAACCAACAAAATAATCTCCACATCAATCTTCCAAAACCCTAATGGCGACCTCAGCGGCGGCGAATTTGGAGGATGTTCCGTCGGTAGATCTTATGACGGAGCTTCTCCGTCGTATGAAATGCTCTTCAAAACCTGACAAACGCCTCATTCTCGTTGGTAACTTTCATCTTTGTCCCTCCTTCATACACTTTATATATATGAACAATTCAACATTTTTGCATGAATTTTGGTTCAGAAAGTCATCAATTTTGCTCAGATCCGATGTGATTTTGTCAATTAATTGGTTTATTTTGCTAGGGTTTTGTTTCTGTTGAATATATTGGAGATCTGATTTGATAATGCTGCACGTGTTTGAATTCATCAACTTTGAGTTGTTTAGGGCTTGTTTTTTGAATTCTGTTTAGTACTTTaattgaatggtgatgatgaggAAAATATGATTGTCAGATGCATAATGTGTTGCTGACAACTTAACTCTGTTACACCTTTTGCAtgtcaagttttttttttttttttttttttactgctAAAGTTCCATATAATTATAGAAGCAGGCTAGCAAGAAGCTAAAACACCCATAAAACAAGTGTTACACTCCTAATGTTAAAATCGTACCGTCTCTCTGAATTAAAGTATGAAATTTAGAAATATTCTTTTTCCAAAGGAAAGAAAGATAATAAGCGGTATTCTGTATTAGCTTGTTTCGTGATCTGGGTTGAAGTTTGTATTGATTTGATTTTGTATTGTTTGAGCTAAAACGGTGTTTCGGTTGGCTTGCTTTCTTTGGTAGTTATTTGAATGCAAtctatttttttaactttatttgaatgcaatctatttttttaactttatttaaCAAAATCATGATATGAAAAAGTGATTTAAaccccaccaatagcaaagctaaggtagggtctgaggagggtaagatgtagacaaccttacctctacccccgtaagaatagagaggctgcttttAATGAGACCCCGGcttgatagtagttttgcataacactcaacaattggGACAatggccgattagtgcatgtatcCTTTTGTCTTTCGACTATCAACGCTACCACATGATGCATGGTTAACCGTCCGCTGCTTTTcacttccccccccccccccccccttccttCTGAGGGCCCACACATCATATGAGCACACCGCAAGCGAGGCGTCTATGAAGGGAAAATAAAGAATCACGGTACTTGGCTTTAACTTTTGTAAACAAACCAATATTGGTTTCATAATTGCGGCAACAATCTTCTCTTCTTCCTAGTATCATGTTTTTTCATTGGGATTATTTTAACTGTTTTGGGTTTTATACGAAATCTAAATCCGAGTGCTATAGTTACAGTTGTTATCATGATAATCACTCGTTCTCTAGAGGTAATCAGTGAACACATTTTGGATCTATGGCAAAAGAATTGTTATTGTGAGGCCTGGTAATTTTTTAAAGTTACAGACTCGAAATCTTTTGAATTATCATCTGACTTTTCTTTGGGCTCCTTGAAGCATTGGCGTGAAAATGTTTATGCATCATATTTTTTTGTGAAAACGTTAATGCGTTGTTTTTATGTATATACTTTATTTTGCAGGACCCCCTGGATCGGGAAAAGGCACCCAGTCACCGATTATCAAAGATGAGTACTGTTTGTGCCACTTGGCTACTGGTGATATGCTACGAGCCGCTGTTGCTGCTAAAACTCCTCTCGGAATCAAAGCAAAAGAAGCTATGGACAATGTAAACTTTTTCCGTATGCACTACGCATGcgtattatatatttaaaaacactATTTTTACGTAGTTCCTATTCTGTTTGTGTCGTTCTCTAGGGACAACTTGTTTCTGATGACTTAGTTGTTGGAATAATTGATGAAGCACTGAAGAAGCCTTCATGTCAAAAAGGCTTCATTCTTGACGGATTTCCGAGAACAGTTGTCCAGGCAGAAAAGGTATTTTCTTTTTCGACATCAAGATGATCGTTTAATTTTCTGTATCAAATCTCTTTATGttgatttaatatatatatatatatatatatagaggaaggttaacgtacattacggcttaacgtacatcacgtacgacaggtaattacgcacgttcattttaaaatcacgcacgttgtaactcaaaaatccaaaatcacgcatgttgaaacacaataatcacgcatattgaaaacattaatcacgcatgttatagaacaaataaCGCAcattgttgtacgtgaagtacgttaagccgtaatgtacgatatactttttcgatatatatatatatatatatatatatagggtggggttctagagtgaacactagtgtatttgcgaactgagtgaacaaatcctggccattgatctactcgcgtgtatggccaggatctcatcatcaaatcgtaaaatacactagtgtattgcAACATCAAATcttggccattgatctacacacgtgtatggccaggattagttcactcttttcacaagctacactagtgttcactcttgaacctaatcctatatatatatatatatatatatatatatagagaaagtataatgtacttcagggcttaacctacattaacatacatgacaaaaaatataacgtgcgttattatcatagaacgtgcgtgattatagtctcatgcgtgattatgtggtcccatgcgtgattatgtggtcccatacgtgattatgtggtcccatgcgtgattatacccctgatccaacggttaccattgtctcctacgtgatgtatgataaggctttttgtatgttaaccttactctatatatatatatatatatatatatatatatatatatatatatatatatatatatatataattctatGTTTATGCAGCTTGATGAGATGCTTGCAAGGAGAGGGGTAAAAGTTGACAAAGTGCTAAACTTTGCAATCGATGATGCGATCTTGGAGGAAAGGATTACTGGCCGTTGGATCCATCCTTCTAGTGGTCGAAGTTACCACTCTAAATTTGCGCCCCCTAAAGTTCCCGGCAAAGATGATGTAAGGACGCTTATCATATTTTTCTTTAATCTATTTACCTTGAAAACTTCTCGTTTTATAATCAAGTGACTGTAGTTGTTAAGTGAGGTCACTAAAGTTGATCTGTACGATCTAATGATTCTTAAAAAAATTGAAGGTTACTGGAGAACCGTTGATTCAACGTAAAGATGACACTGCAGCTGTTCTCAAGTCACGACTGGAAGCATTCCATAAACAAACTGAACCGGTTTGTCTTCTTTTCGAATTTCTAGATGTTTGTTGAAACAACAAATAACTCACAAGATGTTTGGGCTATATGATAGTGGGTCAATTTCGACCCATTTACTTATTAGTGGGTCAAATTGGGTTATGTTATTGAAAAGGGTCAAAATCACTGACTTTAGGTAAAAGGGAACAAATGAAGTGGGTTTAAATTAATCTGAACTCTCAAAATTTTTATTACTTAATTCGTATTTTCTTCTGATTaatgttttttattattatttaattagtattatttataaattttaagATGGAGCGGGTTAAAATTCATCGAACTCCAAAATTTATTATTACTAATacatctgattttttttttttttgatttgaagttttagattATTATtgtgttaatattattatttttaaataacacAGCTATACTACATTAAAAATGGACAAAAAAGCATATGAGCTCAATCC belongs to Helianthus annuus cultivar XRQ/B chromosome 5, HanXRQr2.0-SUNRISE, whole genome shotgun sequence and includes:
- the LOC110941619 gene encoding adenylate kinase 4, with the translated sequence MATSAAANLEDVPSVDLMTELLRRMKCSSKPDKRLILVGPPGSGKGTQSPIIKDEYCLCHLATGDMLRAAVAAKTPLGIKAKEAMDNGQLVSDDLVVGIIDEALKKPSCQKGFILDGFPRTVVQAEKLDEMLARRGVKVDKVLNFAIDDAILEERITGRWIHPSSGRSYHSKFAPPKVPGKDDVTGEPLIQRKDDTAAVLKSRLEAFHKQTEPVIDYYSKKNIVANLHAEKPPQEVTTEVQKVLA